A region from the Tigriopus californicus strain San Diego chromosome 9, Tcal_SD_v2.1, whole genome shotgun sequence genome encodes:
- the LOC131886789 gene encoding uncharacterized protein LOC131886789: protein MSVKGVPVVDSVSIKLPGFWTSEPILWFVQAESQFALRNITVEDTKYHHVVAALDQSTAKRVADIFLSPSTDGSKYTILKDRLLAIFSLSSYQRAQLLQQVSPLGDRRPSELMSEMLALLGKHEPCFLFKSLFMDHLPREVRSHLIHELDDIDPRKLALLADKLVSVQNPMIAGLSGAPKKSSPPSPSSRRKSWCRFHQRYGPKAFNCEQPCSFVQRNKPSWKSQVLPILGNEEDDHQ from the coding sequence ATGTCTGTCAAAGGTGTGCCGGTGGTGGACTCGGTTTCAATCAAGCTTCCGGGATTCTGGACGTCGGAACCAATTTTATGGTTTGTTCAAGCTGAGTCGCAGTTCGCATTGAGAAATATTACCGTAGAGGATACCAAGTACCATCATGTGGTGGCTGCATTGGACCAAAGTACTGCGAAGCGTGTGGCTGACATTTTCCTGTCTCCTTCTACTGATGGTTCGAAGTACACCATTTTAAAGGATCGTCTTCTCGCCattttctccctctcctcGTATCAACGGGCACAGCTTTTGCAACAAGTTTCTCCCTTGGGGGATCGACGCCCTTCGGAATTGATGAGCGAGATGTTGGCTTTGTTGGGAAAACACGAACCCTGTTTTCTCTTCAAGTCTTTGTTTATGGATCATCTACCAAGAGAGGTTCGTTCGCATTTGATCCACGAACTCGATGACATCGATCCTCGTAAGCTGGCTCTATTGGCAGACAAATTGGTGTCCGTACAGAATCCCATGATAGCCGGATTGTCAGGTGCACCCAAAAAGTCTTCACCGCCCTCTCCTTCCTCTCGTCGGAAATCTTGGTGCCGTTTCCATCAACGGTATGGCCCCAAGGCGTTCAACTGTGAACAACCGTGTTCCTTTGTCCAGCGGAACAAACCTTCCTGGAAATCCCAAGTTCTACCGATTTTGGGAAACGAGGAAGACGACCATCAGTAA